The window AAACACAGTGCACAGGAAATAGATCCAGGTCACCAATACCGCCAAGCCTGCGGGGACAAAGAAGGCCCCCAAACTGGGCCGCCACACCAACCAGCAGCTGGAATATGCAATAAAAAAGTCAGTAAGGTCATAGCAAAACAAGGACACCTCTATGTATTCAAAATCTCATAAAAATGTCAACTTTTGCTCTTGAATAAGCACTAAACCAAAAGATACTGTGTGAAGGGCCAATGGGTCAATAGTCAAATGTGAAGCACTCACTAAGGGTTGTTGTCCCCATAGTTGTTGACATTGACAGCTGCAGTGATGCCACATACGATGAGAGGAACACCACCAGCTATTAGATAGAACCTGTATtcaggaaaaacacaaattagaTGGATCAAAGAAGTTTGTATGAAAAGGAAGTAACAGTGAATAACAGTGAACTTATTTAGAAGTGAAGTATCATATGAGAGATACAAGTCTATAATATTGGAAACAACAACCAAACCCCAAGAACTGTATGACAAATAGTTTCtgtgtattctatatgatattTAGGGTCTTTGCTCCTTTGTTTTTTCTTTCAGCAAGCATACACTTCACACAGCTGTAGTGATCCCTAGGCTAGTTGTCTGTGATCTCCTGAGCTGAACTGAACTGTTAGTTGGGCAGCTAGCTGATACAGTGTAACAACGGGCAGTAGGCTGCAGCGGGGTTGTGATTTATCAAAGGGCCAGGTGTCATTGGAAGGCTGACCACATGCGGCGGTGGTCGACAAAGGGGTTTGGGAAAACCAGAGAGGTCAGCAGTACAGTGCATGATCCCAGCCAGGGAGCACTAGGGCAGAACGGAAcatggggaggaggggagtggcGCAGTAATGAGGGGACAGTACGCCCCCTCCATCACCCAGCCCAGATTTACAATATTCTCCTCAACCTCTGTTATCCCTCGCTcgtattctcctcccctcccccgctCTGGGCTCAGCTCTCTGCATCTGTCACTACCGCTCTTTTGTGCCTTATTTGTAGTCTACTGTTTTTCCCTCCAAGGTTTTCTAAAACAGAAGAGCCTTGCTTCTAAACACAATGGTGGTCTTTGATATGACACAGTTTGGGTGTCTGTTCACATGAATACAGTCATTTAAAATAGCACCCCACGATGAGCTCCCAATTCAACCTTTGACCTGTTTGGCAATGACTCACAACCTTCTCATATAAAAGTCGACTCTGTCTCACCCTGATGACATCACTGACCTGAGCATAGGCCGCTGAGTAGGGGGAACATTAGACTCTCCCTCTGGCTGCCGTGGCATCCTCCAGACAGTCTCTTTGTAGAGGACTCTGGCGCTGACACCAATCCACAGCAGAGTAGACAAGGAGGAGTAATGTAGAGCGATGCCCACCTGACACAAATCACACCGGGTCAGCCGTCACACACCACACGTAGAGAGCCTAAGCTGGGTCTGAGAGGAGAGGTACTTACTGCCTGACACACCATTGGGTAGCTGGTCAGGGTGATGCCTCCTGCGTACACAGCTGTGGTCATAGCGATGTGGAAGCAGGTATTGAGTAAGGTGTGCCAGCTCTTTCTGGATATATTTATAGAACTACAGGAGGAAAACAAAGATGAACATTAGCAGTGAAAAAAAGACAGTGGGTTATGTCAGATAATAAAGCATGCACGCGCAAACACACTGTACCTGTGGTGTAGTATGtgtgtgatgatgatggtgaagaGGCAGAGGAGAAGGATTGCAGTACAGGTGTAAACCACAGGGTGGAGCACCCTCACTGACATGGGTGGGGAGTGGGGGAAGTCAGGAACCTCCTAGGAAAAAAAAAATACGAATGCAACGACCACACTGTGGGGCTTGGTATAAGATCCTGAGATCGTGAGAAGAGAACATTCTTCCAGTGCAGTCATCATTACATTACATCCACCATGTATATCTGAGagtgagtgatcccaggatgCCCTACCTGCAACACAGCGTAGTTGCTGAGCACAGAACAGCGCAGGGTGGAGGTGGCAGAGTCAGTGTGGGCTAGTTGGCAGCCCTCCTGGCTCCACCCACCCTGCTTCTGCAGCAGTGCCTGTAAGCTCCAGTGGGCCGCCACCGGCTCGCTGCCTGGGGTCAAGTGACGCAGGGACACCAGGATAGCCTCCGAGTGGTTCCACAGACTGCACCCGTCTGCCAAACAAAGGAGGAGATAACCATCACCAGcaatttttttataataaaaaattGACATGTTTTGACCCGTCTCTGTGAATGAGATGAATTGTGTAATAATAGTATAATAACTGCTCCAAACAGCCAGTTCCCTCACCCAGGCCTACGTAGACCACTGGGCTATTGATACTGTGTCTGCGGACGTGCTCTCCAGGACCGTTAGAGTTCCCAGAGAAAGGGAAGAACCTCCCAGTACGGAACGCCACAAACTGGAGCTTACAGTCTGACGGGGCGTCCGGGGGGAACAGAGAGGCAGGAAGAACCACAGAGGCCAGGGCTACAGCATTctagaagaagggagggagggagatcctTTACTTTCCTactttcaaatgtatttggcaataTTATCTCAATGGAATAGGAAACAGAAAGTTCAAACACTAAATTACAAAATCTAAAACCTTAGGATTTTCTCCCTCTTTCATGTCagctgttgtaaatgactgtgcTAAATGCGGTTCCATGCCATCTCCAGTAGGTCACAAACTGAGGTGTGTTCCCTCTAATGACAACCGTATGCACTGTCTGCCATtgtaccacagacacacaaccacagtCCTGTTAGTGGGTGAGGTTAGGTTCAGGTCTGggtgagggagaaggagacaTTGCTCACCTTCATGGGGAAGTTGTTTAGGGAGGTGTTGTGTGTGCCAGTGGTGCAGCGGAAGCGGAGCTGCTGTTCGTGGGTGGGCTCTGCCCCCTCCATGCCCAGGTTGCCTAACAAGGTCTCCCGGCGTTGGTAGGCTGTGCAGCTCATTCCAGTGAAGTGGGCCGGACGGATAAGGTGGGCCTCCATCACAATGTTCCTGGAGATCTTTGTAGGGAAAAAACAACTTTTATTATAATTCAACCTTTAAATCAAAATTCTAGTACATAAAAACAGGCTCAACTTTGACAGTACCATGGAGAGGTCCTGGGCATGGCTGTGTAGCTGGGGCCAGGCCAGGGTCTCCAGAGAATGGACTATGGAGCTGCaggctctcttctctgtctgggcATGGGCCAGGATCTGATCATCCACCTGCATCAGGTTACTGCCCATGTCCACCAGCATCTCTGACAGctgacacatacatacacatgtaAAAACATGAGGATAGAGTCAGACACATACAAAAACAGGTATTCACATAAACACAGGGGGCAGAAAGAAACAAGGGAATCAAGTCAAAAGACACAACATAAAACCACAAAGACATGCATTGAGGGTATAAAGATCTCATCGCCCTACCTCTCTCAGTGGTCGGATATATTCCATGAATTTCTCCATCATCTGGGCCACGTACATCACGTCCATGGTGTCAGTGAAACCGGATGCCTCCACAGTGTAGGTACGCACCTGACGTGCCAGAGTGGCCGCATTAGAGGCATTGATGGGCATCTGGAAAAAGAGGGAGCGATAGTATAATTATTTGTTTAGTAACAAAACATAATTTATATGTTTTGTTACTTTTACACATTTACCTTTCAGGCTATTTCCATATTACTACCATAAGACATGTATCATACTTTGATTTTATAGGTACTGGACTAAATTAATTTGGGACAGCCCAAGCACAGCCTCTGGCACTGACCAGGATGAAGGTGTGTAGGACCCGTGTGAtgtcattagtgtagagacagttGTCATAGTCTCCCTCCTCCCAGCTCCCTGAGCGGTCACAGTAGCGTGATGCCTGCTTCTGCACCACACCACCCCCCATGGACAGGGAGGGGTAGCGCAGCTGGAGACAGAACTGGTAGGAGGTGATACCTGCCAGGGTCTTCTGCCACCTAGGAACCACACCCAAAAATAATGAGGAAGCATGTTTAATCAGAAAGTCTGTTTTTATTGTGGATTTTGTTTCTGGAGGGGGGAATTATTGTTTTCTTCCTTACTTGAACTCCCCCCGGTTGTTAGTGACTCTCTCCTCCGGACAGAAGGAGGCACTGTTCTCCAGCACCACTATCTCCACACTGCGGGAAGTGTTGCCCCGCCCAGTGGCCACCACACACTCCCACTCTCCACTGGCCTCCACATGCACGTTGGACAGGATGAGCTCACTGTACCGAGGAGACAGCACATCATTCACTGCCATCACCACATACAGCACAGCACACTAAACCGCATGTCCTGTCAGCAGAAACTAAACAAACAGTGTCATATTTCACTTAAACCTTTATAATAAATAAGTGAAAATAAAACAACTGAGGATCGCAATAAAATGAAACATTTGAGTGCTGGGAGCGGACCCCTCAGTACTGTAACGTTACCTGGTGATGAAGGTGCAGTCATGCACCACACTGGCCTCCAGACTGATGCCCTGTTCAGGGTCAGAGGTCACCAGCTGGCCGTTGTGGCGCCAGTGCATCGCAGTGATTTTGTCCACCAGGGCGGCAGTGCAGTGGAAGGGCATTCGGTCCCCCTTGAAGACCACCTGGCGCTGGGAGGGCAGGAGAGACAGGGTGTGCAGCTCCAGAGGCCCATCTGAGTGAGGAGAGTAACACAGCACAGTCAAGGGAAGGGAAGGCAGATGAGACCATAACAAATCACTCTGGTTAtttctgctgctctctcattacTCAACCTCAGCTTAATGCTTATGAGGAAGGCATTATGAGTCAGTTTTTTTAGGAATATTGGATGCAGACAGCCCCAGTTCATAAAGGCAGACCGCAGAGGAGTTGTCAACACAGGCACATGCACTTGGAAATACAACCCACTGAGTGGAAGAGGAAATAAAGCCACTGAGTAGAAGCGGAAATAAACCCACTGAGTAGAAGTGGTAATAAACCCACTGAGTGGAAGAGGAAATAAAACCACTGAGTAGAAGAGGAAATAAACCCACTGAGTAGAAGAGGAAATACAACCCGCTGAGTAGAAGAGGAAATACAACCCACTGAGTAGAAGAGGAAATAAACCCACTGAGTAGAAGAGGAAATACAACCCACTGAGTAGAAGAGGAAATAAACCCACTGAGTAGAAGAGCAAATACACCCATTGAGTAGAAGAGGAAATAAACCCACTGAGTAGAAGAGGAAATAAACCCACTGAGTAGAAGAGGAAATAAACCCACTGAGTAGAAGAGGAAATAAACCCGCTGAGTAGAAGAGGAAATAAACCCACTGAGTGGAAGAGGAAATAAATGCACTGATTAGAAGAGGAAATAAACCCACTGAGTAGAAGAGGAAATAAACCCACTGAGTGGAAGAGGAAATAAACCCACTGAGTAGAAGAGGAAATAAACCCACTGAGTGGAAGAGGAAAGGGAACTCGATTTCCCTGCACGAATACTATAGACAGCAGACCATTAGAGATATCAAAACAATGGTATTTTGCTTTTCAATTGAACCGCTTTTTTAATTTAATGGTCACTCACAGCTTCTTATTTTTCACATACTGTACAACTACCTAATAGATTTGGGACATCTACAAACAATATCATGATGAGAAAATAATTACTCTGTCATTCACATTCTCAAGTTTTCATACTATTTGAGGGGGGATAGTGGTGAACCATCTCATTCATATGCATTACATTTCCTGTCAGACACTCACCACAGCTCAGCTGACTTTCCCTCAGTCCACGCAGAGGCTTTCCATGGAGGCTTTTGGGATAGGCACAGACTGTCTCGTCCCCCAGCCGCGCTGTACTGGTGCGAAAGTAACCTGGCATCCAGCGCAGCCCACAGTCACATGACAGGAAGTCAGAGTTGAAGTTCCTGGTGAGAAAAAGCAGGGGTTTTTACAATACCATTCATCATGGGAGATTACACTGAGGAGCGGGTGCACTTTCCCTCTAATGGCACATGTTGCCCATCAGTTAATATCTACAGTATTCTCTGGTGCTACATTATAGGATCAACATGTCAGATGTGACAAATGGCTATCCATTGCTTGAACTAAGCCTATAGGGAGAATAATGTGATCAGATTGCCTAGATTTCTTTCATACAGCTTACTAAGTTTATACAAACATCTGTCTGGAGCAAACAGGGACAAAGGTGATGACTGTTACAAGCAGAGAACTGTACTCACACTAGCTTAAGAGAGGGGAGCTCCTGAAAGACCCCCGAGTCCAAGGTAGATAAGATGTTTCCAGAGAGGTTCCTAACAGCAGAAAACAGACAGATGCTCAATCACAATCACTGTACTAGGTACAGTACCCACAATACTACACTAGGATGTGTTCAATGAATAGTCATTTAGCCTGTTTACAGTTTGGCGAGGTTGGTGAGTCCCTGGAACATGTCTGGAGTCAAGCAGCCAATGCGGTTGTTGGACAGGTCACTAGGAGAGATAACACAGAGAGTGAGGGCACAGCGGTGAATCATGGTAATTTCTTAAGCTTATAGGTTTATCAAGATAGTTTAGAAAGTACAGATTGGGCTATCTTGATACTGCATGTTGTTTTTGTGATTTCATTGGGAAAGACTGCCTTCTCCAGCACATTGGCCAATAGACTTTCGCTtcttattttcatttgtttacaaTAACAAAGTATTATCCAAAGAGGCTTTCTTGGTCTGTAGGCCTATCTTTCACAATTTCCATTCATACAGCTAGCCAGAGTGTAACACAGCAGGATTTGCAACACTAATGACTTGTGAATGTTCCTTATCGACAGACCATGAAGCTTCCTGTAAAGCCTTATCACCAAAGACGGCACAAAAGTACTCTGTAGCCCCTGCATGCTGTGTCTGCAtggtataaggacagtgtcagagAGGGCCTTGTTCCACTGTCTCCCTGACACAACCCAGCCGAGAGCGTGTGTTTATCTCTCCCTGTTTGTTTTGAAAAGCCCCAGACCTTGCAGGGAAAACACAAGCAGTACAGGGAGGGGAAAAGAGTCATGCGGAGCAGGGCAGAGTACCGGAGCCGACCGCGACGTAACCAGACCTCACGGTCCAAACACACAATGAGTGAGCAACAAGCGGTCGCAAACTGCTGCCCTGTCACATCCAATGATGTGTGAGGAGCCTCTGCGCGGTCCTGAGGTTTCCATGGCGGCAGAGCAGGGCACCAGACATGTCATCCCAGGCCCCACAGAGATTAGCACAGACCAGCATATACACTGAACACAGTTATCCACAACATATAGCTGAGCCAGCCAGGCTTTTATGATGACAATAAAACTGAAAAGATATGGTATGGTATGACCTGTATCATAAAAGGTTATGACTATGTGTGCTGCTTACAAAAAAAATTGGAAAACTGTGGCAACTAAAAACGTTTTTTATGCAATATCACTGTTTACAACGCACATAATGAAAACAGAGCCCATAAACACTTACAGCTTCCGAAGATCAGATAAACTTTGGAAGGCTCCAGGCATGATGGTGCTGATGAGGTTGCTCCTAAGGTCTCTGAGGGGAGggagaaatatatattttacacaaGACATTAGACTGCATGGCAATGAAACAGACATTTGACATTAGACAAAATGGCAATGAGGAGACCTAGGGCCTTGCACAGAATTAGTTGAAACATTGGCCCATAACATCCCCAAACTAAGGTTACAGGTAGGGCAATCACCAGGGGTTCATTAGAAATTCTTAGTAAATATGAACGGTGAATAGCTGGACACAATATTCAGCCTGGATCCCCAATACAGTGGTTTCTTTAAAATGACTGGGAGTGGATACCTATTTCCCAAACATGACCCCGCCAGTCAGACACAGAAGGATATATCTGCATTCAGATGGTTTGGAAATCTTACCCCAACAGCCATCTGGGCTTGGGTCAAGCAAGGATGCAAAAACTTCACCAAAGAAAACATAGCAGGAATCGAATAGTTTGAAAGCAACTCTTCCCCCGATAAAGTTACTCTGGCTATTGCCAAACCATAAATATTGATTTCTTTGACTGGCTTTGAAGATCTAATTTCATACTACCCACCACATTTCACCCCACACTCTTCCCGTGCCTTGCCCAGCCATGCCCCATGTGTTAAACCACTCAGCCACATGCCCTTCTCCGTCCGTAGTCAGAGCTGCCGGAGAATTAACCTCTGAAACTCAGGGAGGCTCTTTATTGGTCAGGTGGGAATAGCAATGTTGGAGAAGGTCATCAGACAAAGGGTTGCAGGCAGGACAAGGCTGATGTGTGGAGGCAATGTGATCTGTGTTCCTACAGCATGAAAAACGGTTGCTCCCAAAGGAACAGTCACAGAGGAGGATTTCCTTACAGAAGCTCCCAGACATCAACCCCCCCATTCCAATCCTTCCCAGCATGCCATTGTGGTAGCCTGAACCTTCAGGGTCTTTCTGTTCCACTATCTCACAATGCATTATCTCAGATCTATTTTCCTAACCACACCGCCTCACACCATTTAATAAAATGAGAGCCACCTCAAACCTCAGAcatctcctctcccactcttGTCCTCCGTCCAAGAGATGAGCTATTTTGACCAAATCAGGGGAGATTAATTCTGAGAATGGGTTCCAGTAaatatgagagagagtgagagagagagagagagcgatagagagaaagagagagagagagagagcgatagagagaaagagagagagagagagagcgatagagagaaagagagagagagcgatagagagaaagagagagagagcgatagagagagagagagagagagagagagagagagagagagagagagagagagagagagagagagagagagagagagagagaggtgatgtatGGCTAGAACAAATTGAGATACAGGCAGGGGTTTCATTGGTCAGGATCTGTTTTGGTCATTACTCATATCAGAATGATCTAAGCCAGCACATAATGATGGACCTGGTCTCGTGTAGTGTTGTTCTGGCTGTGACTGAGTGGACCAGAGACAGATGTGTCTATCTGAAAGGAGTAAGGCAGACAGCCTTAGACAGAGCAGACCAGATCTTTCAGCACAGTATGCCAGCCCACTGATGCAACAACTTCACTGCTTTTTACAGATGTGGAATTTTCCCCTGACAAAAGCGCTCACAGAACTATGTTAACTTCCCATATCTGTTTGGCATGTGCTTCAACACTGACCTACAAACAGTAGTCAGcatgtgtggagagagagagagggcaagaaaTCCCTTGCATTGAGAAAACATCTGAGTGTATGAGAGTGCAAATTACAACGTGTtggtctgtgttgtgtgtgtgtgtgtgtgtgtgtgtgtgtgtgtgtgtgtgtgtgtgtgtgtgtgtgtgtgtgtgtgtgtgtgtgtgtgtgtgtgtgtgtgtgtgtgtgtgtgtgtgtgtgtgtgtgtgtgtgtgcgcgtgtgcgtgtgtgtgtgtgagagagaaagagagagagagtcagaagcCTAGCTGGAGCTCTTAACCAGGGCGGGGAGAACAATGATAATGTTTCCGGCCTGGCGTGTCCCGGGTCTCATTAACACCGTGATGAAAGACGGGGCACTGCCCACAACTTCCTCCCTTATGGTGACTACTGtgtctcagacacacacatatgatgtgtgtctatgtggtacagagtgtgtgtctgtgtggtacagagtgtgtgtctgtgtggtacagagtgtgtgtctgtgtggtacagagtgtgtgtctgtgtggtacagagtgtgtgtctgtgtggtacagagtgtgtgtctgtgtggtacagagtttgtgtctgtgtggtacagagtgtgtgtctatgtggtacagagtgtgtgtctgtgtggtacagagtgtgtgtccgtgtggtacagagtgtgtgtctgtgtggtacagagtgtgtgtccgtgtggtacagagtgtgtgtctgtgtggtacagagtgtgtgtctgtgtggtacagagtgtgtgtctatgtggtaCAGAGTGTGTGTCTTTAGCACGGTAGTGTGTCTGGTGTGCAGTATGTAGCACAAAGCTAATATATCTCTAtggcacaatgtgtgtgtgtgtggtacagtaAGTGTGTGTCTGAGACACAGTAGTCACCATAAGGGAGGAagtaccacacagacacacactctgaaccacatagacacacactctgtaccacacagacacacactctgtaccacacagacacacactctgtaccacatagacacacactctgTACCACATGGACACACAGGCAGTCAAGTACTTGGGTCCTCTTAAAGGAAAACGCCAGTAATCAAGTTTTCATATCTAATTTTCTAAATACGATATGATGCATTTATATGATGCATTTAAAATGcagcatcatatgatgcaaaatgcatcatcgCGTAtctatgtattttgaaagttatatgTCTTGAGAACTTGAttactgacatgcaaaacattttgggactatattgacaatggactaatgaaataaATACCAACAGATAGTTttggggtggagttttcctttaagccTCAGCACTCTCATTCTCAGCACTCAGCATTCTCAGCACTCTCAGAAGATGAATCTGATGCCCAATATGTCAACAAAAGTCTTGAGATAAAATCAAGTTCCATATGCACCCACATATCTGTACTCTCCACAATCTGCCCTTTCATTCACATCTCCAAAAGGGGCAGAGCAATGTGTGCTTTAGGCCTATGAATATCAACAGTTGGGCACTCCGATACACTCTCTTATCACTGAGCTGGGGAATGTGGAGGAGAGCACCAGAGTCAACAGAGCCAGCAGCCCCAGCCCCATGCAGACCCATGCAGGCCACACACCCAGGCAATGACTCCCCTCTGCCCTCTGAGGCAGCACTCTCCCAGGCTACGACTTCACAACTCACTGGCCCTCACACTGATGACAGCAGCTGTCAACAGAGAAGAGGAGCAGCATACACAATGTCTGAAGGAATTTCAAATGCATATCCTCAAGGTACTGTATTTCACCTTGAAACATAATGGCATGGAATTGCAGCCTTAGGTCCTATATTAATCTGATATTTGATGGTGGGTATGTTCTTATCATTGGCATCTCAACAACAAAACCAGTAAATTCTGTAGTAAATTCCCTCCCTTATATTGActcttctccactctctcccactcccacttATCATCCCTTATAGTTGCAGCACAAACATATTAGAAATTAATTGAAAATCTAACTTCTGATATGATATTCACAAGCCTCACTTCTAAATGATGTATGGCAGTAGTACCTTGGCCAGACAGCATCAACATGTTTTTTTACTGTTCAAAATAAATAACTGGTCCTCAAATTGATTTGTAACCAACATCCCTCTGAGCCCAGTGCTTTATCCCTGCACCACGTGGCCCATATGATTGGGCCCTGATAGCATCCAACCCACTGCCAGTCTAAAAAGAGCCATTGTTTACTTCAGCTGGGCCTGACACCAGGATCTGCCATTAAAGACTATATTTTTTTCTCCAAGTCTTCTCCCGATCAATGGGGCACATCTATTGCTGCTCTGAAGAGTCATTCCTGTCTGGGACGGGACGGGGCACAAGCACCTGGGGCCCAggcaggaaaggagaggaggggagatgagaggaggagagaggagcgacGTGCTCGCAGGGCAGAAAGAGGGTTATAATTAAGACGACTGCTGTATAGCGCTCCAGACTGTTGAGTGCTCCATTATCAGGCACACAGTGGCAGGGGAGGGAGTTCTCCATTATCAGGCCCACAGTGGCAGGGGAGGGAGTTCTCCATTATCGGGCCTACAGTGGCAGGGGATGGAGTGCTCCATTATCAGGCCCACAGTGGCAGGGGAGGGAGTGCTCCATTGACATTGTTCAGACCATAGCCCTGGGGAATGCTGTGAGAAGGACTGAAGCCAGGGAACGGCCACTTATTATCGCCAGACTGGAATCAAGAATTTCCTGTTTCACTCGATTAGGGACAGGTTTTTTATAAGTAGAGAGAAAGGACATTCCATTTCCCATGTTCTATACTGTACTTAGCTGCGATGCACAACACAGTTCACACAATCAAAAACCACGGTATGAAACAAGCGTTTGTTTGGGTGTGcggcgtgagacagagagaaaaaagagaaatgGACTGAATGGTTAACTGGCACCAGAGGTCAGTGGAGACCATTTTTGTGCCGCGTGTCATTTCCTGTCTCGTTGGTGTCTCCAGAACAGAGGCCCTTGCTCGTTTATTTTTACAGTTTCTCTTTTTTTTTACGAGCTGCTTTTCCCCTGTAGGGAGGGGCAGGTGGGGATGTGGGGTTGAGGGGTTCGGCATTGAGTAGAATCGGCCCCCTATACCCCCCCACTCCTCAACACACTTGCTCACAATGGGGGCTCTGTAACACAGCCCCCAAAACCTACTCCTACCTTCCCCCCAAAACAGGAAACCAGGATCTGCCGAGGTCTTGTTTTTCTACTAATTTCCTGCTTTCCTGCTCCTTCCACAgattattttctttaaaaaaaattctgGTTCCCCTCAGATTGGATCTCTAATCTACGTCAGCTCGTGTGCATCTGGAAACCACTTGCTTTAGCCCTGTCGGTTGATTCTCCATTCCAGAGCTACAGTTATTAACCACTGCATGCAGCCTATTCTTTCATAGCAATAATGAGCAATAATGACCTAATAATAATGATAAATTAGAAACTAGCCAATCATTACTCTGGAAAATTCAATCAAAAGAGGccacactgtcacgttctgaccttagttttgttgttatg is drawn from Salvelinus fontinalis isolate EN_2023a chromosome 4, ASM2944872v1, whole genome shotgun sequence and contains these coding sequences:
- the LOC129853568 gene encoding adhesion G protein-coupled receptor A2-like, yielding MIVPGVGIPLPERLLLMLVLLSVSESRLTQACHGLITSGCSCTDERSKAHSTQTVRKRVSCGNEELSETPESGLLPNQTVTLILSNNRIRVLRNGSFVGLYALEKLDLRSNLISTIMPGAFQSLSDLRKLDLSNNRIGCLTPDMFQGLTNLAKLNLSGNILSTLDSGVFQELPSLKLVNFNSDFLSCDCGLRWMPGYFRTSTARLGDETVCAYPKSLHGKPLRGLRESQLSCDGPLELHTLSLLPSQRQVVFKGDRMPFHCTAALVDKITAMHWRHNGQLVTSDPEQGISLEASVVHDCTFITSELILSNVHVEASGEWECVVATGRGNTSRSVEIVVLENSASFCPEERVTNNRGEFKWQKTLAGITSYQFCLQLRYPSLSMGGGVVQKQASRYCDRSGSWEEGDYDNCLYTNDITRVLHTFILMPINASNAATLARQVRTYTVEASGFTDTMDVMYVAQMMEKFMEYIRPLRELSEMLVDMGSNLMQVDDQILAHAQTEKRACSSIVHSLETLAWPQLHSHAQDLSMISRNIVMEAHLIRPAHFTGMSCTAYQRRETLLGNLGMEGAEPTHEQQLRFRCTTGTHNTSLNNFPMKNAVALASVVLPASLFPPDAPSDCKLQFVAFRTGRFFPFSGNSNGPGEHVRRHSINSPVVYVGLDGCSLWNHSEAILVSLRHLTPGSEPVAAHWSLQALLQKQGGWSQEGCQLAHTDSATSTLRCSVLSNYAVLQEVPDFPHSPPMSVRVLHPVVYTCTAILLLCLFTIIITHILHHSSINISRKSWHTLLNTCFHIAMTTAVYAGGITLTSYPMVCQAVGIALHYSSLSTLLWIGVSARVLYKETVWRMPRQPEGESNVPPTQRPMLRFYLIAGGVPLIVCGITAAVNVNNYGDNNPYCWLVWRPSLGAFFVPAGLAVLVTWIYFLCTVFRLRHRVSKECPRFSLSSPVPESQPALGGSTSLLSTDSVVGTIHAALTPEDQYTLKVQFLVLVATHFLFLALWSCGAMAMWLTGRSSLFFSCLYGVAATVLGVFLVVHHCFRRLDVQASWLSCCPGNRRSQPIPVYTHTCTTVSGVQTTSEQGSQIFIGCHPPGDPHNTSSARSSSTPSGISSVGPGHCKLTNLLQVAQENSNNATRAPAGIITSTSTDNNNKQANNLLPTLGSVAPVQPQRRKVSGRTKQGSSQYHHRGEGRGHYRLKAMRTGGGGGSMGALGPTGIEQHNTAHPAHKQAASENGSLHHSHSESPASPLTNGNGRRVGGTVTTSPSEGSDGGSSGSRKPFPLLPSVASRVAMQGNRCSASRDNLKLAAAAEREAKRCSYPLNSITTTVPGAAPNGTIKSSVIELELDTSCTDHSQSSVGMKSMWKSETTV